A genomic stretch from Falco biarmicus isolate bFalBia1 chromosome 17, bFalBia1.pri, whole genome shotgun sequence includes:
- the MLX gene encoding max-like protein X — translation MWLRPAAACSPAPALASPAAAPARRRRRGDAGPGTAAGGRFRPDPAPLRHADVMAVTPAPGGWARPLAARRGGGADCVSHRPPRRSHDRGGRKMAEPPGAAAEDSWGKVDAAYSDNGLDSALFMENARKGSIVSRANSIGSTSASSVPNTDDEDSDYHQESYKESYKDRRRRAHTQAERKRRDAIKKGYDDLQAIVPTCEQQDFSVGSQKPSRAIVLQKTIDYIQFLHKEKKKQEEEVSTLRKDVMALKIMKVNYEQIVKAYQDNPNEGKEQVSDEMKFNVFQGIMDSLFQSFNASISVTSFQELSARAFSWIEEHCKPQTLRDIAIGVLHQLKSQLY, via the exons ATGTGGCTGCGGCCTGCAGCGGCCTGCTCCCCTGCACCGGCCCTGGCGTCACCGGcagcagccccggcccggcggcggcgccgaGGAGATGCCGGCCCCGGGACCGCCGCGGGCGGCAGGTTCCGACCGGACCCAGCGCCCTTACGTCACGCTGACGTCATGGCGGTGACGCCAGCGCCGGGGGGCTGGGCGCGCCCCctggcggcccggcggggggggggggcggactGCGTTTCCCATCGGCCCCCGCGGCGATCACATGACCGGGGAGGGCGGAAGATGGCGGAGCCGCCCGGCGCCGCGGCCGAGGACTCGTGGGGGAAG GTGGACGCCGCCTACAGCGACAATGGCCTGGACTCGG CGCTCTTCATGGAAAACGCCAGGAAAGGCAGCATAGTGTCACGAGCCAACAGCATCGGCTCCACCAGCGCCTCGTCTGTCCCCAACACAG ACGATGAGGACAGCGATTATCACCAGGAGTCCTACAAGGAGTCCTACAAGGACCGGCGCAGGCGGGCGCACACCCAGGCGGAGCGGAAGAGGCGAGATGCCATCAAG AAAGGCTACGATGACTTGCAGGCCATCGTTCCTACCTGTGAGCAACAGGATTTCTCCGTAGGCTCCCAGAAGCCGAGCAGGGCCATCGTCCTCCAGAAAA CCATTGACTACATCCAGTTCCTgcacaaggaaaagaagaagcaagaggaggaaGTTTCTACCCTCAGGAAAGACGTGATGGCCTTGAAGATCATGAAAGT GAACTACGAGCAGATTGTGAAAGCTTATCAGGACAACCCGAACGAGGGGAAGGAGCAGGTCTCTGATGAAATGAAGTTCAATGTTTTCCAAGGCATTATGGATTCCCTGTTCCAGTCCTTTAACGCCTCCATCTCAGTAACGAGTTTTCAGGAGCTCTCGGCACGCGCCTTCAGCTGGATTGAGGAGCACTGCAAACCCCAG ACACTGCGGGACATTGCGATTGGGGTCCTGCACCAACTGAAGAGTCAGCTCTACTGA
- the COASY gene encoding bifunctional coenzyme A synthase: MAPSGAGLLVLTAPLAALPGRAAAAVAAAAGVVAGPLYVHLQPGLRLAGPAAPPAAPPACPALLRALAALYAAAAAQRGLDLRVLLSPGGRLARPPRVLLAPAAEAPGPPEPVQRGLQRLAATAYGCPPRLPALLLADPPGDPPEHPQEHDAALPDFSDVAVGGTFDRLHGAHRLLLSVCCLLARQRLLAGVADGDLLRHKVLPELIEPYELRAAKLHEFLQDVKPSLRYDIVPLADPYGPSVTDPDLQCLVVSEETRRGGEAVNKKRLENGLPELALYEIVLMKDPDHSQNEEEKISSSSLRQRLLGTLLRPPRQDPALPSRPYVIGLTGGTGSGKTSIAKLLGQLGAFLIDADKLGHAVYVPGGPAYKQVVATFGAEILNEDGTINRKVLGAKVFGNHERLKSLTDIVWPEMAQMVKEQIGEADARGKAVCVLDAAVLLEAGWQDMVHEVWTAIIPEEEAVKRIMVRDGLSEEAAYSRLRSQMSNSQRVEQSQVVLCTLWEPDVTRKQVEKAWELLQQRLNQ, from the exons ATGGCGCCCTCGGGCGcggggctgctggtgctgacGGCCCCGCTGGCGGCGCtgcccgggcgggcggcggcggcggtggcggcggcggcgggggtgGTGGCGGGGCCGCTGTACGTGCACCTGCAGCCGGGGCTGCGCCtggccgggcccgccgcgccccccgccgcgccccccgcctgccccgcGCTGCTGCGGGCCCTGGCCGCGCTCtacgcggcggcggcggcgcagcgGGGCCTGGACCTGCGCGTCCTGCTGAGCCCCGGCGGCCGCctggcccggccgccccgcgtCCTGCTGGCCCCCGCCGCCGAGGCACCGGGCCCGCCCGAGCCGGTGCAGCGTGGCCTGCAGCGCCTGGCCGCCACCGCCTACGGCTGCCCGCCGCGCCTGCCCGCCCTGCTGTTGGCGGACCCCCCGGGGGACCCCCCGGAGCACCCCCAGGAGCACGACGCGGCGCTCCCCGACTTCTCCGACGTGGCGGTCGGCGGCACCTTCGACCGCCTTCATGGCGCCCACCGCCTCCTGCTCAGCGTGTGCTGCCTCCTGGCCCGGCAGCGGCTCCTGGCCGGGGTGGCTGACGGTGACCTGCTGCGCC ACAAGGTCCTGCCGGAGCTGATCGAGCCGTACGAGCTGCGAGCAGCGAAGCTGCACGAGTTCCTGCAGGACGTGAAGCCCTCGCTGCGTTACGACATCGTGCCTCTAGCCGACCCCTACGGCCCCTCGGTCACGGACCCTGACCTGCAGTGCTTGGTGGTCAGCGAGGAGACCcgcaggggaggggaggccgTGAACAAGAAGAGACTTGAAAAC GGGCTCCCCGAGCTGGCTCTCTACGAGATCGTGTTGATGAAGGACCCCGACCACAGTCAGAACGAGGAGGAGAAGAtcagctcctccagcctccggcagaggctgctggggaCGCTGCTGCGGCCCCCACGG CAAGACCCTGCCTTGCCTTCACGCCCATACGTGATCGGCCTGACTGGAGGAACCGGGAGTGGGAAAACCTCTATCGCCAAGCTCCTGGGACAACTGGGAGCATTCCTCATCGACGCTGACAAGCTGGGTCATGCTGTCTATGTCCCTGGTGGCCCTGCCTACAAGCAGGTGGTGGCAACCTTCGGGGCAG aaatcTTGAATGAAGATGGGACGATAAACAGGAAAGTCCTTGGGGCCAAAGTGTTTGGAAACCAT GAGCGGCTGAAGAGTCTCACGGACATTGTGTGGCCTGAGATGGCCCAGATGGTCAAGGAGCAGATTGGGGAAGCAGATGCTCGAG GAAAGGCTGTGTGCGTGCTGGACGCTGCcgtgctgctggaggctggctGGCAAGACATGGTCCATGAGGTGTGGACAGCCATCAtcccagaggaggag GCTGTGAAGCGCATCatggtcagggacgggctgaGCGAGGAGGCTGCTTACAGCCGGCTGCGGAGCCAGATGAGCAACAGCCAAAGAGTGGAGCAGTCGCAGGTGGTGCTGTGCACGCTCTGGGAGCCAGACGTCACCCGCAAGCAG GTAGAGAAGGCCtgggagctcctgcagcagcgCCTGAACCAGTAG
- the HSD17B1 gene encoding LOW QUALITY PROTEIN: 17-beta-hydroxysteroid dehydrogenase type 1 (The sequence of the model RefSeq protein was modified relative to this genomic sequence to represent the inferred CDS: inserted 1 base in 1 codon; deleted 2 bases in 1 codon), translated as MEKTTVLITGCSSGIGLGLAARLAADTARRFKGXRGDAAPGGRHPRGVSQGQVAPRHGQLVPVPAKQLGGTGALLSPPVYATMRDLAKGERLLERLGGHCPDTLEVLQLDVTDPRSLAAAAQQVQGQRLDVLVCNAGVGLMGPLETCSDQAMKTIFEVNLFGAIRTIQAFLPTMKRRRAGRIIVSSSIGGLQGLPFNSVYCASKFAVEGLCESLAIVLRPFNIHLTLVECGPVNTSFLANLQRPEPEGSELQGLDAETRGLYLRYLQHCRSLFQDRAQEVEEVLQVFLEAIGTPCPPLRCVTTQLFAPLRRLRVASPDGSAYLRAMHDLVFGHGGEAGGARP; from the exons ATGGAGAAAACCACGGTGCTGATCACCGGCTGCTCCTCGGGCATCGGCCTGGGGCTGGCCGCGCGCCTGGCGGCCGACACCGCTCGCCGGTTCAAAG AACGGGGTGACGCTGCGCCGGGA GGCCGGCACCCCCGGGGGGTCTCCCAGGGCCAGGTAGCACCTCGCCATGGGCAGCTGGTGCCGGTACCGGCCAAGCAGCTCGGTGGCACCGGTGCCCTGCTTTCTCCCCCAGTGTATGCCACCATGCGTGACCTGGCCAAGGGCGAGCGGCTGCTGGAGCGCCTCGGGGGCCACTGCCCCGACACGCTGGAGGTCCTGCAGCTCGATGTCACCGACCCGCGCTCGCTGGCGGCTGCCGCGCAGCAGGTGCAGGGGCAGCGGCTGGATGTGCTGG TCTGCAACGCGGGGGTGGGACTGATGGGCCCCCTGGAGACCTGCTCTGACCAAGCCATGAAGACCATCTTCGAGGTGAACCTCTTTGGGGCCATCCGCACCATCCAGGCGTTCCTGCCCACCATGAAACGCCGCAGGGCCGGCCGGATCATCGTCTCCAGCAGCATCGGGGGGCTGCAAG GGTTGCCCTTCAACTCGGTGTACTGCGCCAGCAAGTTTGCGGTGGAGGGGCTGTGCGAGAGCCTGGCCATCGTCCTGCGGCCCTTCAACATCCA CCTGACGCTGGTGGAGTGTGGACCCGTCAACACCAGCTTCCTGGCCAACCTGCAGCGCCCAGAGCCCGAGGGCAGCGAGCTGCAGGGCCTGGATGCTGAGACCCGGGGTCTTTACCTGCGGTACCTGCAGCACTGCCGGAGTCTCTTCCAGGACAGGGCccaggaggtggaggaggtCCTGCAG GTGTTCCTGGAGGCCATCGGCACCCCCTGCCCGCCGCTGCGCTGCGTCACCACCCAGCTCTTCGCCCCACTCCGGCGCCTGAGGGTGGCCAGCCCCGACGGCTCCGCGTACCTGCGGGCCATGCACGACCTCGTGTTCGGCCACGGCGGCGAggccggcggggcccggccctgA
- the NAGLU gene encoding alpha-N-acetylglucosaminidase codes for MAARPGPGPGPGPGLALLLLLPVLAAARAGAGDARQAAAVRALARRLLGPRAVAVALTVEAALAAGGPDTYRLRSPPGGAVAVAVTGSSGVAAAAGLYRYLRDFCGCHLSWSGAQLRLPDPLPRLRAEIRATAPGRFRFYQNACAQSYSYAWWDWARWEREIDWMALSGINLAPAFAGQEAAWQRVFRSLGLNQTEIDAYFTGPAFLAWNRMGNLRGWAGPLPPAWHLKQLYLQYRIVERMRSLGMITVLPAFAGHVPQGILRVFPHVNATRLGGWSHFDCTYSCTYLLDPEDPMFQVIGTLFLKELIKEFGTDHIYSADTFNEMTPLSSDPAYLSRVSKAVFRSMTGADPEAQWLMQGWLFQHQPDFWQPAQVRALLHGVPLGRMIVLDLFAESKPVYQWTESFYGQPFIWCMLHNFGGNHGLFGTVEAINHGPFAARRFPNSTMVGTGLVPEGIEQNDMVYELMNELGWRQEPLDLPSWVTRYAERRYGAPNAAAASAWRLLLRSVYNCTGVCVNHNRSPLVRRPSLHMDTELWYNASDVYEAWRLLLSASAELGSSPTFRYDLVDVTRQAAQQLVGDYYLSIRQAFQSHALPELLTAGGVLVYDLLPELDSLLSSHSLFLLGRWLESARSVATSDREAEQYELNARNQVTLWGPSGNILDYANKQLGGLVLDYYGVRWSLFVSALVESLNSGSPFHQDQFNQAVFQVERGFVYNKKRYPAVPTGDTLEISRKLFLKYYPSALRRSRAGPA; via the exons ATGGCGGCGCGGCCGGgaccggggccggggccggggccgggcctggcgctgctgctgctgctgccggtgctggcggcggcgcgggcgggcgcgggggaCGCGCGGCAGGCGGCGGCGGTGCGGGCGCTGGCGCGGCGGCTGCTGGGCCCGCGGGCCGTGGCCGTGGCGTTGACGGTGGAGGCGGCGCTGGCGGCGGGTGGCCCCGACACCTACCGGCTGCGCTCCCCGCCCGGCGGCGCCGTGGCCGTGGCCGTGACGGGCTCCAGCGGGGTAGCGGCGGCCGCCGGGCTCTACCGGTACCTGCGCGACTTCTGCGGCTGCCACCTCTCGTGGTCCGGGGCGCAGCTCCGCCTGCCCGACCCGCTGCCGCGGCTGCGGGCCGAGATCCGCGCCACCGCCCCCGGCAG GTTCCGCTTCTACCAGAACGCCTGCGCCCAGAGCTACTCCTACGCCTGGTGGGACTGGGCGCGCTGGGAGCGGGAGATCGACTGGATGGCGCTGAGCGGCATCAACCTGGCCCCGGCCTTCGCGGGGCAGGAGGCGGCCTGGCAGCGG gTGTTCCGCTCCCTGGGCCTCAACCAGACCGAGATCGACGCCTACTTCACCGGACCCGCCTTCCTGGCCTGGAACCGCATGGGCAACCTGCGCGGCTGGGCAgggccgctgccgcccgcctGGCACCTCAAGCAGCTCTACCTGCAG TACCGGATCGTGGAGAGGATGCGCTCGCTGGGGATGATCACGGTGCTGCCGGCCTTCGCAGGCCACGTGCCCCAGGGGATCCTTCG GGTCTTCCCACACGTGAATGCCACTCGCCTTGGGGGCTGGAGCCACTTCGACTGCACCTACTCATGCACCTACCTGCTGGACCCGGAGGACCCCATGTTCCAGGTGATCGGGACCCTCTTCCTGAAGGAGCTGATCAAGGAGTTTGGCACGGACCACATCTACAGCGCTGACACCTTCAACGAGATGACGCCCCTCTCCTCGGACCCTGCCTATCTCTCGAGGGTCAGCAAGGCCGTCTTCAGGTCGATGACGGGAG CTGACCCCGAGGCGCAGTGGCTGATGCAGGGATGGCTCTTCCAGCACCAGCCCGACTTCTGGCAGCCGGCGCAGGTGCGGGCCCTGCTGCACGGCGTGCCCCTCGGCAGGATGATTGTTCTCGACCTCTTTGCCGAGTCCAAGCCTGTCTACCAGTGGACGGAGTCCTTCTACGGGCAGCCCTTCATCTGGTGCATGCTGCACAACTTCGGGGGCAATCATGGCCTCTTTGGCACCGTGGAGGCCATCAACCACGGCCCCTTCGCGGCTCGCCGCTTCCCCAACTCCACCATGGTGGGCACCGGGCTGGTGCCCGAGGGCATCGAGCAGAACGACATGGTGTACGAGCTGATGAACGAGCTGGGCTGGCGCCAGGAGCCTCTCGACCTCCCCAGCTGGGTGACCCGCTACGCTGAGCGCCGCTACGGTGCCCCGAATGCCGCCGCGGCCAGTGCCTGGCGTCTGCTCCTGCGCAGCGTGTACAACTGCACCGGCGTCTGCGTCAACCATAACCGCAGCCCGCTGGTGCGCCGGCCCTCCCTGCACATGGACACGGAGCTGTGGTACAACGCCAGCGACGTGTACGAGGCCTGGCGCCTGCTGCTGAGCGCCAGCGCGGAGCTGGGCTCCAGCCCCACCTTCCGCTACGACCTGGTGGACGTCACGCGGCAGGCGGCTCAGCAGCTGGTGGGTGACTATTACCTGAGCATCCGCCAGGCCTTCCAGAGCCACGCGCTGCCGGAGCTGCTGACGGCCGGCGGCGTGCTGGTATACGACCTGCTGCCGGAGCTGGACAGCCTCCTCTCCAGCCACAGCCTCTTCCTGCTGGGCCGCTGGCTGGAGAGCGCCCGCTCCGTGGCCACCAGCGACCGGGAGGCTGAGCAGTACGAGCTGAACGCCCGGAACCAGGTGACGCTCTGGGGTCCCAGCGGGAACATCCTGGACTACGCCAACAagcagctgggggggctggtgctGGACTACTATGGCGTGCGCTGGAGCCTCTTCGTCTCTGCCCTGGTGGAGAGCCTCAACTCGGGCAGCCCCTTCCACCAGGACCAGTTCAACCAGGCTGTCTTCCAGGTGGAAAGAGGCTTCGTCTACAACAAGAAGCGCTACCCAGCCGTGCCGACCGGGGACACGCTGGAGATCTCCAGGAAGCTGTTCCTCAAGTATTACCCCAGCGCCCTGCGGCGcagccgggctgggccggcgTGA